In Streptomyces sp. NBC_00448, the following are encoded in one genomic region:
- a CDS encoding RNA polymerase subunit sigma-70: MTSTGDFETLVQRYRPELLAHCYRMLGSVHDAEELVQETCLRAWRARDRYDPSRASLRTWLYRIATNACLTALDGLGRRPMPSGLATESEPLGPLVHGGEATWLQPLPDSLLGPGAPATAAIDRGSLRLAFVAALQLLSPRERAVLVLRDVLDYPAAEAAGILETSVAAVNSSLQRARARVRAAGVLQDQVAEPSDAEQRSWVDRYMEAFVRADIQGLLQVVTDDVLMEMPPMVNWFTGRENYASFMGWVFAKAGKAWRLLPVRANGQAGFAAYRRADASVFELHTLQVFTVTAGGISRVSVFQDADVFAAFGLAQKADG, encoded by the coding sequence ATGACGTCGACGGGGGACTTCGAGACTTTGGTGCAGCGGTACCGGCCGGAGCTGCTGGCGCACTGCTACCGGATGCTCGGCTCGGTCCACGACGCCGAGGAACTCGTGCAGGAGACGTGCCTGCGGGCGTGGCGCGCGCGGGACCGTTACGACCCGTCGCGTGCCTCCCTGCGGACCTGGCTGTACCGGATCGCCACGAATGCGTGTCTGACCGCGCTGGACGGGCTCGGCCGCCGCCCCATGCCCTCGGGTCTGGCCACCGAGAGCGAACCGCTGGGCCCGCTCGTCCACGGCGGGGAGGCAACCTGGTTGCAGCCACTCCCGGACAGCCTGCTCGGCCCGGGCGCCCCGGCCACCGCGGCGATCGACAGGGGCAGCCTGCGGCTGGCCTTCGTCGCAGCACTGCAATTGCTGTCACCGAGAGAGCGCGCCGTCCTGGTCCTGCGCGACGTGCTCGACTACCCGGCGGCGGAGGCGGCCGGCATCCTGGAGACCTCGGTCGCGGCCGTGAACAGCTCGCTGCAGCGAGCTCGCGCCCGGGTCCGGGCCGCGGGAGTTCTGCAGGATCAGGTCGCTGAGCCTTCCGACGCGGAGCAGCGGTCGTGGGTGGACCGGTACATGGAGGCCTTCGTCCGGGCGGACATCCAAGGGCTGCTGCAGGTGGTGACCGATGACGTCCTCATGGAGATGCCGCCCATGGTCAACTGGTTCACCGGCCGGGAGAACTACGCGAGCTTCATGGGCTGGGTGTTCGCCAAGGCCGGCAAGGCCTGGCGGTTGCTGCCGGTGCGGGCCAACGGGCAGGCTGGCTTCGCCGCCTATCGGCGCGCGGACGCCAGCGTGTTCGAGCTGCACACCCTGCAGGTGTTCACGGTCACGGCCGGCGGCATCAGCCGTGTCTCGGTCTTCCAGGACGCCGACGTGTTCGCCGCCTTCGGCTTGGCGCAGAAGGCCGACGGCTGA
- a CDS encoding transposase has product MAAPEEPARHLDHTRPPSSKTTSSPCSLAAPTASRGNRRQLLLAIEAHDNPSDRTALVPMVKKTQHNHQAARLPGDIQLWLADSGYASAASFEALANLPLLVSVTSDADQAGFPAKRQQAPAGQQDMAARLATPTGRAQYRQRSALVEPGFAQIFQRFGRHLNYRGRQAVDAEIKLLGTVHNLNKLINHTPKKHS; this is encoded by the coding sequence GTGGCGGCGCCGGAGGAGCCGGCACGGCACCTTGATCACACCCGCCCACCGTCCTCAAAGACGACGAGCTCGCCCTGTTCCCTGGCCGCGCCCACGGCGAGCCGAGGCAACCGCCGTCAATTGCTGCTGGCCATTGAAGCGCACGACAATCCCTCGGACAGGACGGCCCTCGTTCCGATGGTGAAGAAGACCCAGCACAATCACCAGGCCGCACGACTCCCCGGCGACATCCAACTCTGGCTCGCCGACAGCGGGTACGCTTCTGCCGCGTCCTTCGAGGCCCTCGCCAACCTCCCGCTACTGGTCTCGGTCACCAGCGATGCCGACCAGGCAGGATTTCCCGCGAAACGTCAGCAGGCCCCTGCCGGCCAGCAGGACATGGCGGCCCGCCTCGCCACCCCCACAGGACGGGCCCAGTACCGTCAACGCAGTGCCCTGGTCGAGCCGGGATTCGCCCAGATCTTCCAACGCTTCGGACGACACCTCAACTACCGCGGCCGCCAGGCGGTGGACGCCGAGATCAAGCTCCTCGGCACGGTGCACAACCTCAACAAGCTCATCAATCACACGCCCAAGAAGCACTCTTGA
- a CDS encoding sigma-70 family RNA polymerase sigma factor has product MTPARKPRGDRSPVARDDSQVTAWALAAGSGDKEAIEHFVRATRGDVRRFVTYLTADSSSADDLTQETYLRALASLPRFAGRSCARTWLLSIARRVVVDRYRYDAARPQLSGTDDWLASAERAQPAHPPGFDEGVALLDLLHTVDRVRREAFVLTQLLGLPYADAAARTGCPVGTVRSRVARARADVHALLVAADEPEEAIAVAA; this is encoded by the coding sequence ATGACACCTGCCCGGAAACCCCGGGGCGACCGCTCACCGGTCGCACGCGACGACTCCCAGGTGACTGCCTGGGCCCTGGCCGCGGGCAGCGGCGACAAGGAAGCGATCGAGCACTTCGTGCGGGCCACCCGCGGCGACGTGCGGCGCTTCGTCACCTACCTGACCGCGGACTCCTCGTCAGCCGACGACCTCACCCAGGAGACCTATCTGCGGGCGCTGGCGAGCCTGCCCCGGTTCGCGGGACGCTCCTGCGCCCGCACCTGGCTGCTGTCCATCGCCCGCCGGGTCGTGGTCGACCGCTACCGCTACGACGCGGCCCGGCCCCAGCTGTCAGGTACCGACGACTGGCTGGCGTCCGCCGAGCGCGCGCAACCCGCCCACCCGCCCGGCTTCGACGAGGGCGTCGCACTTCTCGACCTGCTGCACACCGTGGACCGCGTGCGCCGGGAGGCGTTCGTGCTCACCCAACTGCTGGGACTGCCGTACGCCGACGCCGCCGCCCGCACCGGCTGCCCGGTGGGCACGGTCCGTTCACGCGTGGCACGGGCCCGCGCGGATGTCCACGCGCTGCTGGTCGCGGCCGACGAACCGGAGGAGGCGATAGCCGTGGCGGCCTGA
- a CDS encoding SgcJ/EcaC family oxidoreductase, with translation MSDNRANDTAAITAVLESLYKAWDAGDADAFVADYTQEATAIMPGSYRASREEVRQGMAAGFASFLKGTTTTNRQLGIRFLGRDGAIVVSESGILFPGESEVPADRIVYATWVLEKRDDAWLIAAYHNSPVKSAS, from the coding sequence ATGTCCGACAACCGCGCGAACGACACGGCCGCGATCACTGCCGTCCTTGAGAGCCTCTACAAAGCGTGGGACGCCGGCGACGCCGACGCCTTCGTCGCCGACTACACGCAGGAGGCCACCGCGATCATGCCCGGCTCCTACCGCGCCTCCCGCGAGGAGGTTCGGCAGGGCATGGCGGCGGGGTTCGCCTCCTTCCTGAAGGGCACCACGACGACCAACCGGCAACTGGGGATCCGGTTCCTGGGCCGCGACGGCGCGATCGTCGTGAGCGAGTCCGGCATCCTCTTCCCCGGCGAGTCCGAGGTTCCCGCCGACCGGATCGTGTACGCGACCTGGGTGTTGGAGAAGCGCGACGACGCCTGGCTGATCGCCGCCTACCACAACAGCCCGGTCAAGTCCGCTAGCTGA
- a CDS encoding HoxN/HupN/NixA family nickel/cobalt transporter, with the protein MTLPENPSLPAGTPVGAASPGPVVRRFERADWIRTGVLLAAIVLLHVVAFAILVTMVAPHHYTVGKQAFGVGLGVTAYTLGMRHAFDADHIAAIDNTTRKLMADGQRPVSVGFWFALGHSSIVIAMASLIAGGAKIAGTLLNENSDAHITLGVIGTSVSGTFLYLIAALNLVALVGIYRVFKEMRAGNFDEHELEKHLDNRGFMNRLLGRLTKSVRHPGQMYPIGVLFGLGFDTATEVALMVMAGSGAAAGLPWYAVLCLPLLFAAGMSLFDTLDGTFMNFAYHWAFSNPVRKVYYNLTITGLSIAVAFVIGTIELVGVLHDNAGFKNSLTDWIAAINLDNVGYIIVGLFVVVWGCALTYWRLAKVEHRWGGAARGGAGGAGTAP; encoded by the coding sequence ATGACGCTGCCCGAAAACCCGTCCCTGCCGGCCGGAACGCCCGTGGGGGCGGCCTCCCCCGGGCCCGTCGTCCGCCGCTTCGAACGCGCCGACTGGATACGCACCGGCGTCCTGTTGGCCGCTATCGTCCTCCTGCACGTCGTGGCCTTCGCCATCCTGGTGACGATGGTCGCGCCGCACCACTACACCGTCGGCAAGCAGGCGTTCGGCGTCGGCCTCGGCGTCACCGCCTACACCCTCGGCATGCGCCACGCGTTCGACGCGGACCACATCGCGGCGATCGACAACACCACCCGCAAGTTGATGGCCGACGGGCAGCGGCCGGTCTCAGTCGGCTTCTGGTTCGCCCTCGGCCACTCCAGCATCGTCATCGCCATGGCGAGCCTGATCGCGGGCGGCGCCAAGATCGCCGGCACCCTCTTGAACGAGAACTCCGACGCCCACATCACCCTCGGTGTCATCGGCACCAGCGTGTCGGGGACCTTCCTCTACCTCATCGCCGCCCTCAACCTTGTCGCCCTGGTCGGCATCTACCGCGTCTTCAAGGAGATGCGCGCCGGCAACTTCGACGAGCACGAACTCGAGAAGCACCTGGACAACCGGGGCTTCATGAACCGCCTGCTCGGCCGCCTCACCAAGTCGGTCCGCCACCCCGGCCAGATGTACCCGATCGGCGTGCTGTTCGGCCTCGGCTTCGACACCGCCACCGAGGTCGCCCTCATGGTCATGGCCGGCTCCGGAGCCGCCGCCGGCCTGCCCTGGTACGCGGTCCTCTGCCTGCCGCTGCTGTTCGCCGCCGGCATGAGCCTGTTCGACACCCTCGACGGCACCTTCATGAACTTCGCCTACCACTGGGCGTTCTCCAATCCGGTCCGCAAGGTCTACTACAACCTCACCATCACCGGCCTGTCCATCGCCGTCGCCTTCGTCATCGGCACCATCGAACTCGTCGGCGTCCTCCACGACAACGCCGGCTTCAAGAACTCCCTCACCGACTGGATCGCCGCCATCAACCTCGACAACGTGGGCTACATCATCGTCGGCCTCTTCGTCGTCGTCTGGGGCTGTGCCCTGACCTACTGGCGACTGGCGAAGGTCGAACACCGCTGGGGAGGAGCGGCGCGTGGCGGCGCCGGAGGAGCCGGCACGGCACCTTGA
- a CDS encoding heavy metal translocating P-type ATPase: MSTEHGAATAVHAPGTTAVPTVTDLAVTGMTCAACVSRVEKRLARLEGVTATVNLATNSARVSHPGSVTVEELVGVVEAAGYGAAVLRDEPEPADGPGADRAELLRVALVAAGALPVLALSMVPAWQFAGWQWLCFVLAVPVATWGAWPFHARMIQGLRHATATMDTLVSLGVTASLGWSTYALLWGGAGGSDYRMSFSLMPMLHEGTHVYLEGAVSVPLAVLAGRLLEGRARRATGRALTALAGLTVAEATVRDAAGERTVPLQQLRVGQEFMVRPGEPVATDGTVVEGVSAVDLSLITGESEPVEVGPRAKVVGGAVNAGGLLLVRATAVGTDTRLARIARMVTDAQTDKARAQRLADAVAGVFVPAVLTIAVVVLGFWLGAGADAQSAVTACVAVLVVACPCALGLATPTALLAATGRGARMGVLVGGARALESLQKVDTVVLDKTGTLTTGRMTVADVTVRPGGIGEQEVLRLAGAVEHGSEHPLGRALSARARADQDEPLPPVTDFHATAGSGVSGLVEGHRVSVGTPERRLTGTLAQAVAAAERAAHTSVQVTVDGTAEAVVEIGDVLRPDAYRAVDHLRRLGVHPVLASGDRPGPVRAVAEHLDITQVHAQRSPADKAELVARLRDEGHRVAFIGDGVNDAAALARADLGIALGDGTAAAAAAADITLVRTDLHAVADAVLLARRTLTTIRANLTWAFAYNVVTLPLAATGWLDPMPAAVAMSVSSLLVVTNSLRLRSWSPSGQERATGERRRPRRLA; encoded by the coding sequence ATGAGCACGGAACACGGTGCCGCGACCGCCGTCCACGCGCCCGGCACGACCGCCGTGCCGACGGTGACCGACCTGGCCGTCACCGGCATGACCTGTGCCGCCTGCGTCAGCCGGGTGGAGAAGCGGCTGGCCCGGCTGGAGGGCGTGACCGCCACGGTGAATCTCGCCACGAACTCCGCCCGGGTCAGCCACCCCGGGAGTGTCACCGTCGAGGAGTTGGTGGGTGTCGTCGAGGCGGCGGGGTACGGCGCCGCTGTGCTGCGCGACGAGCCGGAACCCGCGGACGGCCCTGGCGCCGACCGCGCGGAGCTGCTGCGGGTGGCGCTGGTCGCGGCGGGGGCGCTGCCGGTCCTGGCCCTGTCGATGGTGCCGGCATGGCAGTTCGCCGGCTGGCAGTGGCTGTGCTTCGTGCTCGCGGTGCCGGTGGCCACCTGGGGTGCGTGGCCTTTCCACGCCCGGATGATCCAGGGCCTGCGGCACGCCACCGCGACCATGGACACCCTGGTCTCCCTGGGCGTGACCGCCTCGCTGGGGTGGTCGACGTACGCGCTGCTGTGGGGCGGTGCCGGCGGGAGCGACTACCGGATGTCGTTCAGCTTGATGCCGATGCTCCACGAGGGCACCCACGTCTATCTCGAAGGGGCGGTCAGTGTTCCGCTGGCGGTGCTCGCCGGGCGGCTGCTGGAGGGCAGGGCCCGCCGCGCCACCGGCAGGGCGCTGACCGCCCTCGCAGGTCTGACCGTGGCGGAGGCGACCGTCCGCGACGCGGCCGGCGAGCGCACTGTGCCGTTGCAACAGCTGCGGGTGGGGCAGGAGTTCATGGTGCGGCCCGGCGAACCCGTCGCCACCGACGGCACCGTGGTCGAGGGCGTCTCCGCGGTGGACCTGTCGCTGATCACCGGGGAGAGCGAGCCGGTCGAGGTCGGGCCGCGTGCGAAGGTCGTGGGTGGCGCCGTCAACGCCGGTGGCCTGCTGCTGGTGCGGGCCACGGCGGTCGGCACAGACACGAGGCTGGCCCGTATCGCGCGGATGGTCACCGACGCGCAGACCGACAAGGCCCGCGCCCAACGCCTCGCCGACGCGGTCGCCGGGGTGTTCGTCCCGGCGGTGCTGACCATCGCGGTCGTGGTCCTCGGGTTCTGGCTGGGGGCCGGCGCCGACGCGCAGTCGGCAGTCACCGCCTGTGTCGCGGTCCTCGTCGTCGCATGCCCGTGCGCGCTGGGCCTGGCCACCCCGACCGCCCTGCTGGCCGCCACCGGCCGCGGCGCGCGGATGGGCGTCCTGGTCGGCGGGGCCCGTGCCTTGGAGTCGCTCCAGAAGGTGGACACCGTCGTGCTGGACAAGACCGGCACCCTCACCACCGGCCGGATGACGGTGGCCGATGTGACCGTACGGCCCGGTGGCATCGGCGAGCAGGAGGTGCTCCGGCTGGCCGGCGCCGTGGAGCACGGCTCCGAACACCCGCTGGGCCGGGCCCTTTCGGCCCGCGCCCGCGCCGACCAGGACGAACCGCTGCCGCCTGTCACCGACTTCCATGCGACCGCGGGGTCGGGGGTCAGCGGCCTGGTGGAGGGACACCGTGTCTCCGTCGGCACCCCGGAGCGCCGCCTGACCGGAACCCTGGCCCAGGCGGTCGCCGCCGCCGAACGCGCGGCGCACACCAGCGTCCAGGTCACCGTCGACGGCACCGCCGAGGCCGTCGTCGAGATCGGCGACGTACTGCGCCCTGACGCCTACCGGGCGGTGGACCACCTGCGCCGGCTCGGCGTGCACCCGGTCCTGGCCAGCGGCGACCGCCCCGGGCCGGTCCGCGCGGTGGCCGAGCACCTGGACATCACCCAGGTCCACGCGCAGCGCTCGCCCGCCGACAAGGCCGAACTGGTGGCACGGCTCCGCGACGAGGGCCACCGGGTCGCGTTCATCGGCGACGGCGTCAACGACGCGGCAGCGCTCGCCCGCGCCGACCTCGGCATCGCGCTCGGTGACGGCACCGCCGCCGCGGCGGCCGCCGCGGACATCACCCTGGTCCGCACGGACCTGCACGCCGTCGCCGACGCGGTACTCCTCGCGCGCCGGACCCTCACCACCATCCGCGCCAATCTGACCTGGGCGTTCGCCTACAACGTCGTGACCCTTCCGCTCGCCGCGACCGGCTGGCTCGACCCGATGCCGGCGGCCGTGGCGATGTCCGTCAGCTCGCTTCTGGTCGTCACCAACAGCCTTCGCCTGCGCTCGTGGAGCCCGTCAGGGCAGGAACGGGCCACCGGGGAACGCCGCCGCCCGCGGCGGCTGGCCTGA
- a CDS encoding copper chaperone PCu(A)C, protein MKSHTGTPARAPHFRRRVVPLLRGAAVPLGAAAVALFALAVYAASGAAGAPDAVMRVSGARILLPTTSDATAAFVTLRNTGGSADTLTGAGTPWGTAMLAHTVVASNAGHMEALRGLTVGPGQTFTMAAETTDLMVPTPPSLTVGQHVRLTLEFAGSGPVTADAVVVRAGD, encoded by the coding sequence GTGAAGTCCCACACTGGTACGCCCGCTCGTGCCCCACACTTCCGCCGCCGGGTCGTACCGCTGCTGCGCGGCGCGGCCGTTCCGCTCGGTGCCGCCGCCGTCGCCCTGTTCGCGCTGGCGGTGTACGCCGCGTCCGGCGCGGCGGGCGCTCCCGATGCCGTGATGCGTGTCAGCGGCGCGCGGATACTGCTGCCCACGACCTCGGACGCGACCGCCGCGTTTGTCACCTTGCGCAACACCGGCGGGTCGGCCGACACGCTGACCGGGGCGGGGACCCCGTGGGGTACGGCGATGCTCGCCCACACCGTGGTGGCCTCGAATGCCGGCCACATGGAAGCGTTGCGCGGTCTCACGGTGGGGCCCGGCCAGACGTTCACGATGGCGGCGGAGACCACCGACCTTATGGTGCCGACACCGCCGAGCCTTACCGTCGGGCAGCATGTCCGGCTCACGCTGGAGTTCGCCGGCAGCGGTCCGGTCACGGCGGATGCCGTGGTCGTGCGCGCCGGGGACTGA